The Anomaloglossus baeobatrachus isolate aAnoBae1 chromosome 7, aAnoBae1.hap1, whole genome shotgun sequence sequence ACGATGGATCACATACTATTAGAGCCAACTCGCTCACTTGGCAACAGAAAATGTACGCTCCATAAGAAGGTTCTGGAGTATTTCTGCCCGCAGGACGCGGCTTGCCTGTGCGTGTCCTGCTGCTTGGTTGGAGAACACCGGGGACACCTGGTGGAACTCTTAGATGAGGCTTCTGAAAAGAAGAAGGAGAAACTAAGGGAATATCTGGATGATCTAAtcccaaaaaaagcaaaaattcaGGAGAGAGTCGAGAATCTGCAGTCTGATAAGAGGAGCGTCCATAAGAAAGCCTCTGATAAGAAGAAAAACATCAGCAAGATATTTAAGGACATTAAGAAGCAGCTAGAAACGGCAGAAGCTAAAGCGCTGAGTGAGGTCTCCAGGCAGGAGAAGAAGATTGTGTCCCAGATATCGCATCTGATCAAGAAGTTGGAAATAAAGGAGGATGAGATGTGCAGGAAGATGCATTATGTGGAGGAGATGTgtcgtgtcactgatcctataagaCTCTTACAAGAAAGTGACACTACTACATCTAGTCATGTAGATGATGAGGAGTCGGACACAGGGGATGATGAGGGAGAGGTCAGTTTTGAGGAGGATCTGGATGAGGTTCTGATCTCGTTGACGTTACACCGATCCCTGAAGGATATTGTCACCGATGTAACATCCCAGCTTGAGATTCAAGTTCCAGATATATTGCTGGATGTGGACACTGCTTCTAAGTTTATACAGTTGTCAGATGATCTGAAAGTGGCATTCTCTTCAGAAGAACAGAACAGACTGGAATCTCCAGGAAGATTTCTGGACTATACCCAGGTGTTAAGCAGATGTGGCCTCATCTCAGGAAGACATTACTGGAAGGTGGAGTGGAACCAGATTGGAGAAATGGAAGTCGGAATGACCTATCCCAGTATAGAACGGGAAGGAGAGGAGTCTAATACTAGACTTCATGATAAATCTTGGTGTCTGTGTATGTCTAATGAAACATATGAAGTATGTCACAACTCGGAAACATTAACCCTAAGTGTAAAGTCAACATTCCCAATAATTGGAGTCTTCTTAGACTATGAGGCAGGGTGTCTGTCCTTCTATGATCTAAGGGACCAAATCAGGCACTTGCACACCTTCACTGCCTCCTTCACCGAACCTCTACATGTCGCCTTCTATGTGGATGATGGAGCGTCTGCTACAATAACAAGCTGAGGCTGGTGCCGTCCACGTCACATTTATAACTACGTTATTTCTTGTTACAATGATACATCGATAAAGGAAGTTAGCAATGTCCTCTAATGATATAATGTATGTGGTGTTTTTCATGGCAGAATTTGTCCtatggtatattttttttttctttcccggaCATTATTTGCAGAATACATGATTGAGCCAAATGGAAATATTAGTATGTGAATTGTCCTGAGATTGGTCATTGGTCACATTGGGCATTGTTCACATTAAACGATTAATCCTATCTGAAAGAGTGGAGTGCTGATACATACCTGGGACATGTCATTAGTGTCTGTGGACTTGAATCTGATCCAGAGACTGAAGGGGCTGCATCATTTATTTATTGTAGCCTCTGGCACATCGGAGCTCTAGACTCCCATGGTGCAGGGGGTTGCTGTAGGGTCACAATGGGGTGGGGGGGCATATCAGGTGGTCAGGAGCACTATGCAAGGTGAACAGGGTAGGCACAGAGCACTATTGCCCCTTCAGTTTTGGGATGTGCAAGATCCGCACCAATTAGAAATCAATGTCATATTCTATCTATATATTACTGTGGGAAAACCACTATGTATCTACGGCAGCTTGAGATAACGGTTGTGATCAGTTTGTCTATCAATTATTAATTTAGTAGACCAGTGTTTCCCAATCTCGAGTGCTCacagcccccaacaggtcatgtattCAGGATTTCCGTGGTATTACATAGGtgatgataatgattccatcatctGTTcactgctaaggaaatcctgaaaacatgaactgttggtgatcgtgaggactggagtttgggaaacattgTGATATGCATAGTACTGAACTTAaagggggttgttcactacttagcactagtggccacatcgatataatgtcCGAAACAAGGCTTCTGTCAAATACTTTGTGTTGGTAATAGTGCCTCTGAGCGacactattgcggtccactcatccccattgcGTGACCCTCGggttccgtgacctctgagatccagtgatatcACATTAGCTGAGGCGGGCtgtagtctccgtgagtgactgggctgtgggcagagcttTCCCGCACATCATTCATcagtcctgcttgcggcgctctgcagtgaaggagcgcGCGTGCGATGCTGGGCTgtaatgagcggtgaaactccgcccacagcccagttgcTCACAGAGACTGAagccgcctcggtgatgtcaggtcaactggaagttgacgtaacatcatcatcggatctcagaggtcacggatccTTGGGGGTCACCTCAtggggatgagccatctgcaataGTGCTGCTTAGAGGCTGAATTGGCTGAACaaagtatttgaaaaaagccttccctatcagttttacaaggATATGGCCACTATTAGAgattagtgaaccacccctttaactatgTTCTTATTCCTGGAAACAACTTTTAAAATTTAAGACAAATCCTCGTTTTAAAAGAAGTGTTGCCGGGGGAAGAGCAAATATCCATTTGAAACTTTTGGGGTTAAAGGAGGAAATCCGGTTCCTTGACTTTGGACAGAAAGCTTTTAAATCTGTAGGAAGGAGTGCTGCTTACAGGTACTGATTATTTTACAGTGGGGGTGGTAAAATGTTGAGCCCTAATAGACTTTGGCACCCCGGAAGCCGCCACTGCAGCCCTGGTTTCCTTGCTGTACCACTGCCCACAAGAGGCGGACGCACAGGGGCCTAGGGATGTcagagggcccatttctacctc is a genomic window containing:
- the LOC142245380 gene encoding E3 ubiquitin/ISG15 ligase TRIM25-like yields the protein MASAELREELNCSICLSLYTEPVSLSCGHNFCSSCIVSVLDAQEAAGVYPCPECRTEYPERPALEKNRKLRNIVERFVSAQPNMAEPRITCAYCDSPTAAVRTCVQCDNSLCAKHLAAHNKTMDHILLEPTRSLGNRKCTLHKKVLEYFCPQDAACLCVSCCLVGEHRGHLVELLDEASEKKKEKLREYLDDLIPKKAKIQERVENLQSDKRSVHKKASDKKKNISKIFKDIKKQLETAEAKALSEVSRQEKKIVSQISHLIKKLEIKEDEMCRKMHYVEEMCRVTDPIRLLQESDTTTSSHVDDEESDTGDDEGEVSFEEDLDEVLISLTLHRSLKDIVTDVTSQLEIQVPDILLDVDTASKFIQLSDDLKVAFSSEEQNRLESPGRFLDYTQVLSRCGLISGRHYWKVEWNQIGEMEVGMTYPSIEREGEESNTRLHDKSWCLCMSNETYEVCHNSETLTLSVKSTFPIIGVFLDYEAGCLSFYDLRDQIRHLHTFTASFTEPLHVAFYVDDGASATITS